The window CAGGTAGAGGGTTCGACATCTTCTGGAACAGGTTTACGTCCAAGTACCGTTTCCAATGAATCCACTTCAACTGCAACCTCGGCGCAATTCATCATCAGATAAACTTTTGCCAGCAATTCTCCGTCATATTCCGGAGCGGCTTCCTCAACTTCGAAACCCATAGTCTTCAATATATCAACGGTTTCAAGAACAGCCTTGACGCAATCAGAATTCACAGGTGTTTTCAAGGGAGATTGTGTCGTATAGGCAATTTTCCAACGACCGGCCCGGCGTTTGATTTCTTCCAGATAAGGACGCAACGGCGGGGCAATCACATAGGGCGCACCAGCATCAGCCCCATGAATCGCATCCAGCATGGCGGCACTGTCTCTGACGGAACGTGAGATCACATGTTCCACGGCGGCACCCTGCCAATTTTCACCAAGATCAGGGCCTGTCGGAACTCTCCCCCGTGTGGGTTTCAGGCCAAACACGCCGCAACACGATGCTGGTATCCGAATGGATCCGCCGCCATCTCCAGCAGATGCCATGGGCACCATCCCCGAAGCAACAGCCGCGGCAGAACCCCCACTCGAGCCACCGGGAGTATGGAGGGTGTCCCACGGATTTCTGCTTGGTCCAAACAATTCAGGTTCTGTGACACCCATGATTCCAAATTCAGGAGTGTTGGTTTTTCCAAGAATGATCACACCCGTTTTTTTATACCGGGTCATAATCTCGCTATCATAGGTGGGGACATAATGCTTGAGAGCCTTGCAGCCTTTTGTCATGCGTACTCCGGCATAACTCGAACTCAAATCCTTGATCAGAAATGGCACGCCCCTGAATGGTCCGTCTGGCAATTCCTGTTTTGCCTGTTTCTGGGCCTGTTCAAAAATCTTGGTGACCACAGCATTTACACGGGGATTG is drawn from SAR324 cluster bacterium and contains these coding sequences:
- a CDS encoding amidase, coding for MAIFKEYSNYDATGLAELIKKKEVSPAELVETAMYFIEKINPRVNAVVTKIFEQAQKQAKQELPDGPFRGVPFLIKDLSSSYAGVRMTKGCKALKHYVPTYDSEIMTRYKKTGVIILGKTNTPEFGIMGVTEPELFGPSRNPWDTLHTPGGSSGGSAAAVASGMVPMASAGDGGGSIRIPASCCGVFGLKPTRGRVPTGPDLGENWQGAAVEHVISRSVRDSAAMLDAIHGADAGAPYVIAPPLRPYLEEIKRRAGRWKIAYTTQSPLKTPVNSDCVKAVLETVDILKTMGFEVEEAAPEYDGELLAKVYLMMNCAEVAVEVDSLETVLGRKPVPEDVEPSTWTLAMLGKAYSAAEFVQAKHHWNTFARVMGRFHQKYDFLLTPTTATPPVKIGELMPGMIESMGIKLANRLGSGQILRKAGVVEQVAHRNFSKLPFTQLANLTGQPAMSVPMHWTLNKLPVGVQFIAKFGEDAKLLRLAAKLEAAQPWFNKHPSVFAS